The Dioscorea cayenensis subsp. rotundata cultivar TDr96_F1 chromosome 19, TDr96_F1_v2_PseudoChromosome.rev07_lg8_w22 25.fasta, whole genome shotgun sequence genome includes a window with the following:
- the LOC120284165 gene encoding uncharacterized protein LOC120284165 has protein sequence MIKSIGEYGQGLKPPSYHEVRVTYLKKEVENVNDMLEKYKNEWEKKIGCTLMSDGWTNGRGRSITNFLVNSPSGTVFLKSIDTSNISHSGENMFELLDSMVEEIGEDHVVQVVTDSASAYVLAEDIGQLPVHANTLSKAKQITTFIYRHTLLINMIRKFANGYDLIRAGSDGKKVENLVVGDAKFWDAIVYCLKSVIPLVKVLRLVDGDAKPAMGYIFEAMDRAKEKIAKNFDDVSSRLHFDPIFNHQDEEVTVGLIQTIERMYPDMFQQG, from the exons ATGATTAAGTCCATTGGTGAATATGGACAAGGATTGAAGCCTCCTAGCTATCATGAAGTAAGGGTTACTTACTTAAAAAAGGAAGTGGAGAATGTAAATGACAtgcttgaaaaatataagaatgaatgggaaaaaaaaataggttgCACATTGATGTCTGATGGTTGGACTAATGGAAGGGGGCGTTCTATCACTAACTTTTTAGTGAATAGCCCTAGTGGAACTGTTTTTCTGAAATCTATtgatacatcaaatatatctcACAGTGGCGAAAATATGTTTGAATTGCTTGACTCAATGGTTGAAGAAATTGGAGAAGACCATGTGGTACAAGTTGTGACAGATAGTGCTTCAGCTTATGTTTTAGCAG AAGATATTGGACAATTGCCGGTGCATGCTAATACCCTCTCCAAGGCTAAGCAAATTACGACTTTTATCTATCGGCATAcattattgataaatatgatTAGAAAGTTTGCTAATGGTTATGATTTGATTCGGGCTGGG AGTGATGGCAAGAAGGTGGAAAATTTAGTTGTTGGTGATGCAAAATTTTGGGATGCCATTGTGTATTGCTTGAAAAGTGTTATACCATTAGTGAAAGTTTTGAGACTTGTTGATGGAGATGCTAAGCCTGCAATGGGATATATCTTTGAGGCTATGGatagagcaaaagaaaaaatagcaaaaaattttgatgatgtgAGCTCAAG actCCACTTTGATCCTATTTTCAACCATCAAGATGAGGAAGTGACAGTTGGTTTAATTCAAACTATTGAGAGGATGTATCCGGATATGTTCCAACAAGGCTGA
- the LOC120250098 gene encoding senescence-specific cysteine protease SAG39-like gives MAERYEQWMVEYGRTYKTTEEKLHRFEIFMSNVQFIESFNAAGNHTFELGINQFADLTNQEFKGMYTGFKPFSSNNKASKTSFKYANFTDAPESVDWRTKGAVTPIKDQGQCGSCWAFSAVASMEGTAMLSTGKLISLSEQELVDCDIKGGDQGCEGGLMDEAFKFIINNGGLNTEDKYPYTGADDSCDTKKAASHAATIKSYEDVPANSEADLLKAVANQPVSVAIDAGGSFQFYSSGVFSDKGCGNLLDHGVAAVGYGVTSNGTKYWIVKNSWGESWGEKGYVRMKRDIADLRGMCGIAMAASYPTARS, from the exons ATGGCCGAGAGGTATGAGCAGTGGATGGTTGAGTACGGCCGAACGTACAAAACTACCGAAGAGAAACTTCATCGTTTTGAGATTTTCATGTCCAATGTCCAGTTCATTGAGTCCTTCAATGCAGCCGGGAATCACACGTTTGAACTCGGCATTAACCAGTTTGCAGATCTTACCAACCAAGAGTTCAAAGGCATGTACACTGGCTTCAAACCTTTCAGTTCTAACAACAAAGCCAGCAAGACCTCTTTCAAGTATGCAAACTTCACTGATGCTCCTGAATCTGTGGACTGGAGAACCAAGGGTGCTGTCACTCCCATCAAAGATCAAGGCCAATGCg gATCTTGTTGGGCATTCTCTGCGGTGGCATCGATGGAAGGAACGGCAATGTTGAGCACAGGTAAGTTGATCTCCTTGTCGGAGCAAGAGCTTGTGGACTGTGATATCAAGGGTGGCGACCAAGGATGCGAAGGTGGGCTAATGGATGAGGCATTCAAGTTTATTATCAACAATGGTGGTCTAAACACCGAAGATAAGTATCCTTATACAGGAGCAGATGATTCTTGTGACACCAAGAAAGCGGCTTCACACGCTGCTACCATTAAGAGCTATGAGGATGTGCCTGCAAACAGTGAAGCAGACTTGCTCAAGGCTGTGGCTAACCAACCTGTCTCAGTTGCTATTGATGCTGGTGGTTCTTTCCAGTTTTACAGTAGTGGTGTTTTCTCAGATAAAGGCTGTGGTAACTTACTTGATCATGGAGTGGCTGCTGTTGGTTATGGGGTTACTAGTAATGGTACTAAGTATTGGATTGTGAAGAACTCATGGGGAGAAAGTTGGGGGGAGAAAGGATATGTGAGGATGAAGAGGGATATTGCTGATCTACGTGGCATGTGTGGCATTGCCATGGCTGCTTCTTATCCTACTGCTCGAagttaa
- the LOC120284166 gene encoding uncharacterized protein LOC120284166 — protein MASTSSAPHFLAPVDIKLNGFNYREWFTTVRIVLLGMDLLAHVDGTSPQPSTPDTSWTLADRRTMTIICQSCEIDVRMEIGHLPTAHAMWEHLAHMFEHSSSARQYAILQDLTHIQQRERSVREYVTNLRSLWHQIDSLETSTCLKCTCCKTRTQSRQIQRTFEFLMHLHPDFEAIRSQLLNRDPLPSYDDVIRSVIAEETSLSTLSPRLLPTDTVLAVTSPHVTKVSSAPPSPVSSTSIRSSVICHYCKRPGNMKHQCLKLQHRQQQ, from the coding sequence atggcatCAACTTCCTCTGCTCCACATTTCTTAGCTCCAGTCGATATCAAACTAAATGGTTTTAATTACCGAGAATGGTTTACCACTGTTCGCATCGTTTTACTTGGTATGGATCTACTTGCCCATGTTGATGGTACCTCTCCCCAACCCTCCACTCCTGATACATCATGGACTCTTGCTGATCGTCGCACAATGACCATTATCTGTCAGTCTTGTGAGATTGATGTTCGTATGGAAATTGGACATCTTCCCACTGCTCATGCAATGTGGGAACACTTAGCTCATATGTTTGAGCATTCTAGCTCTGCTCGTCAGTATGCCATTTTACAGGATCTTACTCACATTCAGCAGCGTGAGCGTTCCGTCAGAGAATATGTCACTAACCTACGGTCCTTATGGCATCAGATTGATTCATTGGAGACGTCCACATGCCTCAAATGCACATGTTGCAAAACTCGCACTCAGTCTCGCCAAATACAGCGCACCTTTGAATTTCTGATGCATCTTCATCCAGATTTTGAGGCTATTCGCAGCCAACTGCTCAATCGAGACCCTCTTCCATCATATGACGATGTTATTCGTAGTGTTATTGCAGAAGAAACAAGTCTCAGCACATTATCTCCACGACTTCTCCCTACAGACACTGTTCTTGCTGTGACATCTCCTCATGTCACTAAAGTATCTTCTGCGCCACCATCTCCTGTTTCATCGACCTCCATTCGGTCTTCTGTTATTTGTCATTACTGCAAGCGTCCTGGTAATATGAAGCATCAGTGTCTGAAGCTTCAGCACAGACAGCAGCAGTAG
- the LOC120284167 gene encoding uncharacterized mitochondrial protein AtMg00810-like produces MVITGDDVDTVLSLKQRLHTEFQMKDLGPLRYFLGLEVAYSRRGYLVSQQKYLSDIFRRADITDLRTASTPIELHHRLSSSDGEPLPDPTRYRALVGALVYLTITRPDIAYVVRVLIQFVSAPRSTHYAALLRVLRYLRGTISRSLLFSATSSLELRAYCDVDWAGDASDRRSTTGFCIFFGDSLISWKSKKQSTVAFSTTEAEYGAMSSTAKEVLWL; encoded by the coding sequence ATGGTTATCACTGGTGATGATGTCGATACAGTTCTTTCTTTGAAACAGCGGTTACATACCGAGtttcagatgaaagatcttggtccTCTTCGTTATTTTCTTggtcttgaggttgcttattcTCGTCGAGGTTACTTGGTGTCTCAACAGAAGTACCTATCTGACATTTTTCGACGAGCTGATATCACTGATCTTCGCACTGCCTCTACCCCTATTGAGCTGCATCACCGTCTTTCATCTTCTGATGGTGAGCCTCTGCCTGATCCTACTCGCTATCGTGCGCTTGTTGGTGCTCTTGTCTATCTGACTATTACTCGGCCTGATATTGCATATGTTGTTCGTGTTCTTATTCAATTTGTGAGTGCTCCTCGCTCTACTCATTACGCTGCCCTCTTACGAGTTCTTCGTTATCTTCGTGGCACTATATCTCGCTCTTTACTTTTTTCTGCCACATCTTCTCTTGAGTTGCGCGCCTATTGTGATGTTGATTGGGCAGGTGATGCCTCTGATCGACGTTCTACTACTGGTTTCTGCATTTTTTTTGGAGAttctcttatctcttggaaaagcaagaaacaatctacGGTTGCTTTTTCTACTACTGAAgctgagtatggtgctatgtcttCTACTGCTAAGGAAGTTCTTTGGTTGTGA